In Bradysia coprophila strain Holo2 unplaced genomic scaffold, BU_Bcop_v1 contig_358, whole genome shotgun sequence, one DNA window encodes the following:
- the LOC119081594 gene encoding glutamate receptor ionotropic, delta-2-like, protein MLMVIIILIQFVCSKVLLSINRSSLRAKPRDFFLVVITSVKDNTEEFLNDLFEASYAKSILTINFLSPLQNESAWLMTTFMPFVKSCNSLQQHNIAILTEQNYSISGSTDVIYPHKMHDFRQCPIIAAVFHTPPFIIVYSNGSDETVDGIDTRILGQMAQKFNFKLVYRTPRDKRGRGTIYANGSVTGCIKMIVDQEANLTVGAYMRTPSRSHYMVPSESYIQVALGFAVLPSEDISTPMERILAPFTMHLWECTSLLVTLAVIIILITKTMTRRWRHFAIGGDVNRAPILNMWNSFLGGSIGNPMFATARYLSTFARTLLVIWSTGCLVLRGSYQGALYDFMQREDLSSPLDTISKINHSDCDLIVMSTATSSLDEFYFDRSRHLTYNYSQQRIFQQVFDRELTGAVYCNDLQMKYFNLLNPLRRLQMTKDRLFLMSVVIYFNHVSALQPIFDQELLLLTDSGLIQYWAQEFTDGRLDSKKNRQRIPKKLNIQNVLAIFEICLGLLTICLLVFVLEKIGTRFTWLRNIIEKLTY, encoded by the exons ATGTTGATGGTGATCATTATTCTAATTCAGTTTGTCTGCAGTAAAGTTCTACTTAGCATTAATCGCAGCAGTCTTCGAGCAAAACCACGCGATTTTTTCCTGGTTGTAATTACAAGCGTTAAAGACAACACCGAAGAATTCCTGAACGATTTATTTGAGGCGTCATATGCAAAATCGATTCTTACGATCAACTTTCTGTCACCACTTCAAAACGAATCGGCATGGTTGATGACCACATTCATGCCATTTGTCAAGAGTTGCAACTCCCTTCAACAGCATAATATTGCTATTTTGACGGAGCAAAATTATTCTATATCAGGATCTACCGATGTAATTTATCCACATAAAATGCACGACTTTCGGCAATGTCCAATTATAGCAGCAGTTTTCCACACACCTCCGTTCATAATTGTTTATTCGAATGGAAGCGACGAAACAGTCGATGGTATAGACACACGAATTCTGGGACAAATGGcacaaaagtttaattttaaattagtttATCGAACGCCACGGGACAAACGAGGTAGGGGAACAATATATGCAAATGGTTCGGTTACGGGATGCATTAAAATG ATAGTTGATCAAGAAGCCAACCTCACTGTCGGTGCTTATATGAGAACGCCATCACGAAGTCATTATATGGTACCGTCAGAATCATACATACAAGTCGCTCTAGGCTTTGCAGTTCTACCTAGTGAAGACATTTCGACGCCTATGGAAAGAATACTAGCTCCTTTTACAATGCATCTTTGGGAGTGTACTAGTCTATTGGTTACACTTGCTGTGAtcattattttaattacaaaaacaatGACCCGCCGTTGGAGACACTTTGCTATTGGCGGTGATGTAAACAGGGCTCCAATTCTTAACATGTGGAACTCATTTTTGGGTGGTAGCATTGGCAATCCAATGTTTGCAACAGCTCGATATTTAAGTACATTTGCCCGTACCCTACTTGTTATATGGTCAACGGGTTGCTTAGTGCTGCGCGGTTCTTATCAAGGCGCTCTATACGATTTTATGCAACGAGAAGATCTCTCCTCACCTCTCGATACCATTAGCAAAATAAACCATTCCGATTGTGATTTGATAGTCATGAGTACAGCCACCTCTTCGctggatgaattttattttgataggAGCAG GCACTTGACTTACAATTATTCTCAGCAAAGGATCTTCCAACAAGTGTTCGACAGAGAACTTACTGGAGCTGTATACTGTAACGACTTACAAATGAAGTATTTTAATCTATTGAATCCCCTTCGTCGCCTGCAAATGACAAAAGATCGACTATTTCTCATGTCTGttgttatttatttcaatcatGTGTCCGCTTTGCAACCGATATTCGACCAAGAATTGTTATTATTAACGGATTCTGGTCTCATCCAATACTGGGCACAAGAATTTACTGATGGAAGATTGGATAGCAAGAAAAACCGGCAACGCATACCTAAAAAactaaatatacaaaatgtgctcgcaatatttgaaatttgcttGGGACTATTAACAATTTGCTTGCTTGTATTTGTTctggaaaaaattggaacGCGATTTACGTGGCTtagaaatattattgaaaaGTTAACTTATTGA
- the LOC119081235 gene encoding 3 beta-hydroxysteroid dehydrogenase/Delta 5-->4-isomerase type 2, with protein MPVPESNGEVILITGGSGFLGQHLVKLLQERDDNCKEIRIVDLVSYTNHLDHSETKPIVSFIGDICEPETIEKAFQGVDCVFHCAAFINFQFPSDLTELERVNVNGTKNIINLCVKYSIPRLIYTSTSAVTILPYMGRATFALVINQTESKAKTPSTDSGFLIPGYSSSKLRAEKIVLAAYGATLGNHVDEMLTVALRPTMMYGEEDYKFMPTIMKVAHNFNQQIPKLFGQGGKHQITYVGNVAWAHIRAKDTLKREPKKIAGLPVFITDDTPIEDTTRFCQRISRATNTLKLRPTWWSVPAFFTYFIAFMLEFFVQLANRLYFGVKLSFQPRALVAYSSSIIMFSRLRASIHLDYEPIFTEDKSIQNSASWYEKWYNDYALAKNTKKNS; from the exons ATGCCTGTACCCGAGAGTAACGGTGAAGTTATACTAATAACAG GTGGTAGCGGCTTTTTAGGGCAGCATTTAGTGAAATTGTTGCAGGAACGTGATGATAATTGCAAAGAAATACGTATTGTGGATTTGGTGTCCTACACAAATCATTTGG atCATTCCGAAACAAAACCAATCGTTTCATTCATTGGGGATATTTGTGAACCGGAAACAATCGAAAAAGCATTTCAGGGTGTTGACTGTGTGTTTCATTGTGCTGctttcattaattttcaatttccgtCCGATTTAACTGAGTTAGAACGTGTTAATGTAAATG GTACCAAAAATATCATTAATTTATGCGTCAAATACAGTATACCACGTTTGATATACACGAGTACATCAGCTGTCACGATTCTGCCATACATGGGTAGAGCAACATTCGCATTAGTTATCAATCAAACGGAAAGCAAGGCAAAGACACCGTCAACGGATAGCGGATTTTTGATTCCGGGCTATTCATCATCGAAATTACGCGCTGAAAAGATAGTTTTAGCTGCATATGGAGCTACATTGGGCAATCATGTTG ATGAAATGTTGACCGTTGCCCTGCGTCCGACAATGATGTATGGTGAAGAAGACTACAAATTTATGCCTACGATAATGAAGGTGGCGCATAACTTTAATCAACAAATTCCGAAATTATTCGGACAAGGAGGGAAGCATCAAATTACATATGTCG GAAACGTTGCCTGGGCCCACATTCGTGCCAAAGACACATTGAAAAGGGAACCGAAAAAAATAGCTGGACTTCCGGTATTTATAACAGATGACACACCAATCGAAGACACAACCAGATTCTGCCAACGAATATCGCGTGCAACAAATACATTGAAATTGCGACCCACTTGGTGGTCAGTGCCagcatttttcacatattttattgcatttatgttggaatttttcgttcaactGGCCAATCGATTGTATTTCGGTGTTAAATTGTCATTTCAGCCGCGTGCATTAGTCGCGTACTCATCGTCAATCATAATGTTTAGTCGATTGAGAGCATCGATTCATTTGGATTATGAGCCAATATTTACGGAAGATAAATCGATACAGAACAGCGCTAGTTGGTATGAAAAATGGTATAATGACTATGCGCTGgcgaaaaatacgaaaaagaatagttaa
- the LOC119081237 gene encoding protein rogdi, whose product MIRSNSNVSNISINSNSSNWSYSPQSRKPTTVKVFSPVNIRKIRKRRKMADSEKEEETNLQVEFEWVLHEEVHSVLKNLHTILVECAHRFPVPLYGNDGRKMDKFVLTVPQDNLRCVVTLTGDSITHADISFKVQRAQNAVQRTSINQDSPWKLQQVQDAANHLQQAIHHIDNVDSSYNFKSSDEVLHILGNILAALQRGRTSLVIPKKKPIDELMKSRNMKSLSPNLPDDLAISFYLQSHKLIFAVYQLTNVQGTMKFDSSQAECSVPWLNEVLVLFTVALQLCQQLKDKVVKVQLKHTSNRSFR is encoded by the exons ATGATCCGATC CAATAGCAACGTTTCAAACatatcaataaattcaaatagtTCAAACTGGTCTTACTCACCACAATCTCGCAAACCCACCACTGTGAAAGTATTCAGCCCTGTTAACATACGAAAAATACGTAAACGTAGAAAAATGGCTGACAGCGAGAAAGAAGAGGAAACAAATCTT CAAGTGGAATTCGAATGGGTTTTACACGAAGAAGTTCACTCTGTTCTCAAGAATCTTCATACAATCCTTGTG gAATGTGCACATCGGTTCCCCGTGCCGTTGTATGGAAACGACGGTCGAAAGATggataaatttgttttaactGTTCCACAAGACAATCTGAGGTGTGTCGTTACATTGACTGGTGATAGTATTACTCATGCT GATATTAGTTTTAAGGTACAACGAGCTCAAAATGCCGTTCAACGTACCTCGATCAATCAAGATTCACCATGGAAATTACAACAAGTACAGGATGCTGCCAATCATTTACAACAAGCAATACATCACATTGACAATGTAGACAGTTCCTATAATTTTAA ATCGTCCGACGAAGTTCTACACATCTTAGGAAATATATTAGCTGCACTGCAACGAGGTCGTACCAGTCTAGTCATACCAAAGAAAAAACCCATAGACGAATTGATGAAGAGCCGAAATATG AAATCGTTATCGCCGAACCTGCCAGATGATTTAGCCatcagtttttatttacaaagtcacaagttaatatttgccgtctatcaGCTGACAAATGTACAGGGAACTATGAAATTTGATTCATCGCAAGCTGAATGTTCTGTACCTTGGTTAAATGAAGTCTTAGTGTTATTCACGGTCGCATTGCAACTGTGTCAGCAATTAAAAGATAAG GTTGTAAAAGTCCAGCTGAAACACACATCCAACCGATCATTTCGTTAA
- the LOC119081238 gene encoding troponin C, producing MDQIDEDLTPEQIAVLQKAFNSFDSQKSGSISTELVADILRLMGQPFDKKILEELIEEVDEDKSGRLEFTEFVQLAAKFIVEEDAEAMQKELKEAFRLYDKEGNGFIPTTCLKEILRELDDQLTDHDLDGMIEEIDSDGSGTVDFDEFMEMMTGE from the exons ATGGATCAAATT gACGAAGACTTGACCCCTGAACAAATTGCTG ttcTCCAAAAAGCTTTCAACAGTTTCGACAGTCAGAAATCTGGCAGCATATCCACAGAATTGGTTGCTGATATTCTTCGGCTTATGGGACAACCCTTCGACAAGAAAATCCTTGAAGAACTCATCGAAGAAGTAGATGAAGATA AATCTGGCCGTTTGGAATTCACAGAATTCGTTCAACTTGCCGCTAAATTCATCGTTGAAGAAGATGCTGAAGCTATGCAGAAAGAACTTAAAGAAGCCTTCCGTTTGTACGATAAGGAAGGAAACGGTTTCATTCCCACAACTTgcttgaaagaaattttacgTGAATTGGACGATCAACTCACAGATCACGACTTGGACGGTATGATTGAGGAAATCGATTCTGATGGTTCGGGAACCGTTGATTTTGATG AATTCATGGAAATGATGACTGGAGAATAA